The proteins below come from a single Bactrocera dorsalis isolate Fly_Bdor chromosome 5, ASM2337382v1, whole genome shotgun sequence genomic window:
- the LOC125778954 gene encoding uncharacterized protein LOC125778954 has product MHLFNKMATEGESNKKWTHERKSLLLAIRLDMEPDFQSKRKTRVVLWQAVLQKIKDTDLEFSFSRDDISRKFLNLMVTYKRIKKRNNTSGEAATAWEYFDELDKVYGSRSDITVPESNLDSSMSSIFNSLTNENAESADSSFSENIGAAPPRKRSRNVLDFLQNESTFEKELLDDLLKCEKEKIEIEKQKLDEIKKLTKLFYHLISKYPYITFLP; this is encoded by the exons ATgcatttattcaataaaatggCGACCGAAGGAGAGAG CAATAAAAAGTGGACGCACGAGCGCAAAAGCCTTTTACTCGCAATAAGGTTGGATATGGAGCCAGATTTccaatcaaaaagaaaaacgcGTGTGGTCTTGTGGCAGGCGGTGTTGCAGAAAATTAAGGACACCGACTTAGAATTTTCCTTCTCGCGTGATGACATTTCACGGAAATTCCTCAACCTCATGGTGACCTACAAGCGCATCAAAAAGAGGAACAACACCTCAGGCGAAGCTGCGACGGCGTGGGAATATTTCGACGAACTAGACAAAGTGTATGGGTCTCGGAGCGATATAACTGTGCCGGAAAGTAACCTCGACTCTTCGATGAGTTCAATATTTAATTCATTAACGAACGAAAATGCAGAGTCAGCAGATTCCTCGTTCAGTGAGAACATTGGTGCCGCTCCGCCAAGAAAACGCTCTCGAAATGTTTTAGACTTTTTGCAAAACGAATCTACATTTGAGAAGGAGTTATTGGATGACCTGCTAAAATGcgagaaagaaaaaattgaaatagaaaaacaaaaactcgaTGAAATTAAAAAGCTCACGAAGCTCTTCTATCACTTAATAAGTAAATACCCGTACATAACATTTTTACCTTAA
- the LOC105222536 gene encoding zinc finger protein 706 produces the protein MARGHQKLQSQAKAQEKQAKMKKQQGHSANDQKKAAQKALVHVCAVCKSQMPDPKTYKQHFENKHPKNEMPPELKDV, from the exons atGGCTCGAGGACATCAAAAGCTGCAGTCTCAAGCTAAGGCTCAAGAAAAGcaagcaaaaatgaaaaaacaacaaggCCATAGTGCCAACGATCAGAAGAAGGCAGCACAAAAGGCGCTCGTTCATGTGTGCGCTGTTTGCAAG TCTCAAATGCCCGATCCAAAAACGTACAAACAACATTTTGAGAATAAGCATCCCAAAAATGAAATGCCACCTGAATTAAAAGATGTGTAA